In Hippoglossus stenolepis isolate QCI-W04-F060 chromosome 5, HSTE1.2, whole genome shotgun sequence, one genomic interval encodes:
- the psmd7 gene encoding 26S proteasome non-ATPase regulatory subunit 7, whose amino-acid sequence MPELAVENVVVHPLVLLSVVDHFNRIGKVGNQKRVVGVLLGSWHKKVLDVSNSFAVPFDEDDRDDSVWFLDHDYLENMYGMFKKVNARERIVGWYHTGPKLHKNDIAINELIKQYCTNSVLVIIDVKPKDLGLPTEAYISVEEIHDDGTPTSKTFEHVTSEIGAEEAEEVGVEHLLRDIKDTTVGTLSQRITNQVHGLKGLNSKLLDIRSYLEKVTAGKLPINHQIVYQLQDVFNLLPDVNLLEFTKAFYLKTNDQMLVVYLASLIRSVVALHNLINNKISNRDAEKKEGQEKEEGKKEKKDDKEKKDEKDKDKDKEKEKADGAKKDEKKKK is encoded by the exons ATGCCGGAGTTAGCGGTGGAAAACGTGGTGGTTCATCCGCTGGTGCTGCTCAGCGTGGTCGACCACTTCAACAG GATAGGGAAGGTTGGCAACCAGAAACGAGTGGTTGGCGTCCTCCTGGGATCCTGGCACAAAAAAGTTCTTGACGTCTCAAATAGTTTTGCAG TGCCATTCGATGAGGATGACAGGGATGACTCTGTGTGGTTCCTGGACCATGACTACCTGGAGAACATGTATGGCATGTTCAAGAAAGTTAATG CCAGAGAAAGAATAGTTGGATGGTACCACACAGGACCCAAATTACATAAGAATGACATTGCCATCAATGAACTCATCAAGCAGTACTGTACCAATTCG GTGTTAGTCATTATAGATGTGAAGCCCAAAGATCTTGGTCTTCCCACAGAAGCTTACATCTCCGTGGAGGAAATACACGAC GATGGCACACCAACATCCAAGACATTTGAACACGTCACCAGTGAGATTGGAGctgaggaagcagaggaagtaGGAGTGGAGCACCTGCTCAG AGATATCAAAGATACCACAGTGGGCACTTTGTCTCAACGCATTACAAACCAGGTTCATGGCCTAAAGGGACTCAACTCAAAGCTGCTGGACATTCGCTCTTACCTGGAGAAAGTGACTGCAGGGAAACTTCCCATCAACCATCAGATCGTCTACCAGCTGCAGGATGTCTTCAACCTGCTGCCAGATGTGAATTTACTG GAGTTCACAAAAGCCTTCTACCTGAAGACCAACGACCAGATGTTGGTGGTCTACCTGGCCTCACTCATACGCTCGGTGGTGGCCCTGCACAACCTCATCAACAACAAGATTTCAAACCGAGACGCAGAAAAGAAGGAGGgacaggaaaaggaggaaggcaagaaagagaagaaagatgacaaagagaaaaaagatgagaaggacaaagacaaagacaaggaaaaggagaaagcaGATGGTGCCAAGaaagatgagaagaagaaaaaatga